CAGGCAAGCCTTTGCTGCAGCCCGCCAGGCCGGCTTTGACAATATCAGCGTCGATCTGATGTTCGCTCTGCCCGGCCAAGGCCTGCCCGACCTCGAACGTGATCTGAGCGCCTTGCTGGAACTGCATTCAGAGCACATCTCCCTGTACGGCCTGACCATCGAAGAGGAGACTCCGTTGGCTGCACGGCTGGCGGCCGGAGAGTTCACCCCCTGTGACGAAGATACCTACAGCGATCAGTATCGCCTGATCCACCAACGTTTAACTGCAGCCGGTTTCGAGCATTACGAAATTTCCAACTTTGCCCGTCCCGGTCGCCGTTGTGCCCACAATCTGGCTTACTGGAAGCGACGCTCCTGCCTGGCTGTCGGCTGCGGCGGCCATAGCTTTTATGAGACCGGCTGGGGGGAACGCTGGCTGATCCCGAGCGACCTGGCCAGTTATCGGTCTCAACTTGCCACTGGCCACAATCCGGCCCGATTGCTGGAAGATTTCGATCGCCAGACAGCCATGAAGGAGTATGCCTACCTGGCTCTGCGCACCGCTGACGGCCTGGCGCGGGATGATTTTGCCCAGCGCTTCTCCTGCCTGCCGGAAGAGGTATTTTCCGCCGCACTCAACAGCTGCCAACCCTACTTGCTCAACCAGGACGGGGCCTGGCGCTTTGACCTTGCCGGGTGGCTGATCTACGACCATCTGATCAGCCATTTTCTTTAGGTGAACCTTTTCCTTTCAACCATTTCCAGCAGGCCAAAAGCAGCGTTTTTCCGCCGCCATAAACCTTGACAAATCCCGAAGTCATTGATAGGCTGCGGTGTTAGCACTCGACCCAATAGAGTGCTAACACCGTAGAAACAGGTTGATCCCTTATTTGCAGAGCGTCCACCGAAGCTGCCGGATGGACATGCTGCAGTTTTCACCCGGAGTCCAAAAAAGACGCCCGACACAGCGGATCGAAGTCAGGGGCGTGCATGGTGAAAACCGGAAGAGTGTATGGAGTTTGCAATGGCTGATGAGCTGAATGAACGCAGCCAGAATATCCTGGAAGCAATTGTTGAGGATTACATTGCCTCGGCTGAGCCGGTTGGCAGCCGGGCGATAACCCGCCGCCACAGTTTTAACCTGTCGCCGGCATCTGTGCGTAATGTCATGGCCGATCTCGAAGAGATGGGCCTGCTCTGCTCTCCCCATACCTCGGCGGGCCGAATCCCCACAGCCAAAGGATTCCAATACTATATCGATACTCTGCTCCAGGTTCGTGACCTCTCCCAGCAGGAGAAATCCAAACTTCGCAAAAGCTATCGCTTCAGCGGCATGAAGCTGGAAGATATCATGCAGGAGGTCGGCAGGGTTCTGTCCGGCCTTTCCAAATATACCGGGCTGGTCATGGCGCCCAAGTTTTCCTCGACGGTTTTTCGGCAGATCGAATTCGTCCGGCTCTCCAAGGGCCGGCTGCTGGTGATTTATGTTTCCGAGTCGGGCCTGGTGCAGAACAAGGTCATCGATGCGGATCCGACCCTGACCGACCGGCATCTCGAACAGATCGGCAATTACCTGAACCGGGAACTGAACGGCCTCTCCATCCAGGAGGTCCGCGCCAAGTTGAGTCAGGAGCTCAAAGAAGACCGGATTCTCTATGATCAGCTGAAGAAGCAAGCCCTGAGCCTGTCCTGTGCGGCACTGCAGGATGAAGTCGAGAATCAGATTTTTGTTTCCGGAGCTTCGCTGATGCTGGAGCAGCCGGAATTTGCATCACCGCAACAGATGAAACGGCTGATCCAGACCCTGGAGAGTAAAAAGCTGCTTATCGAACTCCTTGATCGCAGCCAGTCCGCCCAGGGGGTACAGATTTTTATCGGCAGTGAAAACACCAATATCAACCTGGACGGCTATAGCTTGATTTCATCGAACTTTTCCAGTCAGAAAGGCGCGATCGGTACCCTGGGTGTCATCGGACCGGTGCGCATGGATTATTCACAAGTGATTCCAATTGTCGATTTCACCGCTCAGCTGGTCAGTCGCATGTTGGAACGGGAAATTGAATAAATTAAATATAAAGGAGTAACAAAGGTGGGCAAGAATACCGAACAGCAGGAGCCGGAGAACATTCAGGAAGCTCCGGAGCAAGAAGAAACCCCTGGAGCCGCTGAGGAACTGTCGCTGGAAGAACAGTTGCGCAACGAACTCTCGCAGGCGCTGGAAGAAACCAAGGCGCACCAGGAACAATATTTACGGACCCTCGCTGATATGGAAAACCTGCGCAAAAGGACTCAGCGGGAAAAAGAGGACCTGGCTAAATTTGCCAACGAAAACATCTTACGCGAAATTCTACCTGTTATTGATAATCTTGAAAGAGCGGTGGAACACGCCGATCAGGGCAACACCAGCGACGGCCTGTTGGAAGGGGTCCAGATGACCTTGAATCAGTTCAGTCAGGTCCTCAGCAGGTTCGGAGTCGCTCCCATCGAAGCCATGGGGCAGCCGTTTGATCCGGCCCTGCACCAAGCCATGGGGCAGCTCGAATCCGCTGATCAGCCGGTCAATACCGTTGTCCAGCAGATGCAGAAGGGTTATCAACTCAACGACCGTCTGTTACGGCCGGCTTTTGTCATGGTGGCAAAAGCGCCGACCGCACCGGCAGAAGCTGAAACCAAACAACAGGAAGAATCAGACAACGACGAGTAGATCGTACGTTTAAGAATACTTAAGGGAGGACATAAATCATGGGTAAAGTTATCGGTATCGATCTTGGGACAACCAACTCCTGCGTGGCCGTTATGGAAGGCGGAGAGCCGGTTGTCATTGCCAACTCTGAAGGGTCGCGGACCACTCCGTCAATGGTTGCATTCACGGAAAGCGGCGAGCGCCTGGTCGGCCAGCAGGCCAAACGCCAGGCCGTGACCAACCCGGAAAACACGCTGTTCGCCATTAAACGGCTGATCGGCCGCAAATTCACTGCCGAAGCCGTTCAAAAAGACGTTAAAATCAGCCCCTTCAAAATTGTCGAAGCCGACAACGGCGATGCCTGGGTCGAATGTCGCGGCAAACAGTACAGCGCACCGGAAATTTCCGCAATGGTGCTGCAGAAAATGAAGCAGACCGCGGAAGACTACCTTGGTGAAAAAGTCACCGACGCGGTTATTACCGTCCCGGCCTACTTCAATGATTCCCAGCGCCAGGCCACCAAGGATGCCGGCAAAATCGCCGGTCTCAACGTCATGCGGATCATCAACGAGCCAACCGCTGCTTCACTGGCTTACGGCCTCGATAAAAAAGAAGAGATGACCATTGCGGTCTTCGACCTGGGCGGCGGAACCTTCGACGTCTCCATTCTGGATCTTGGCGACGGGGTGTTTGAAGTTAAATCGACCAACGGGGACACCTTCCTCGGTGGCGAAGACTTTGACCAGCGCATCATCGACTATGTGGCCGATGAGTTCAAAAAGGATCAGGGCATCGACCTGCGCGGCGACAAAATGGCGCTGCAACGGCTGAAGGAAGCTGCCGAAAAAGCCAAATGCGAACTCTCTTCCTCCATGGAAACCGACATCAATCTGCCGTTCATTACGGCCGACCAGTCCGGCCCGAAACACTTGAACATCAAGCTGTCCCGTTCCAAACTGGAAAGCATCTGCAGCGAACTGCTGGCCAAACTGGTCGCTCCCTGCCAGACCGCGTTGAAAGATGCCGGCCTTTCCGCCAGCGAAATCAATGAGGTTATTCTGGTCGGCGGGATGACCCGGATGCCGGCAGTGCAGGACCGGGTTAAGGAAATCTTCGGCAAAACCCCCAGCAAAGGGGTTAACCCGGATGAGGTTGTCGCCATCGGCGCTGCCATTCAGGGTGGCGTGCTGACCGGGGACGTCAAGGACGTGCTGCTGCTGGACGTTACCCCGCTGTCTCTCGGCATTGAGACCCTCGGCGGCGTCATGACCAAGCTGATCGAGAAAAACACCACCGTTCCCTGTAAAAAAAGCCAGGTCTTCTCGACCGCGGCAGACAACCAGCCGGCAGTTTCGGTTCATGTCCTGCAGGGTGAGCGGGAAATGGCCAATGACAATAAAACCATTGGTAACTTTGAGCTGGTCGGCATCCCCGCTGCCCCGCGCGGAGTCCCGCAGATCGAAGTCACCTTCGACATCGATGCCAACGGAATTCTTCATGTTTCCGCTAAAGACCTCGGCACCGGCAAAGAGCAGTCGATCCAGATCACCGCATCCAGCGGTCTCTCCGAGGAAGAGATCAACCGGATGGTCAAAGACGCTGAATCCCATGCCGGCGAAGA
This genomic window from Pelobacter seleniigenes DSM 18267 contains:
- the hemW gene encoding radical SAM family heme chaperone HemW, encoding MSSLYLHIPFCSSKCQYCDFYSGVGSAAEIAEYVELLQQNITLLKKELPQQSPLTTIFFGGGTPSLLSPQQLNALLATLRQTFGVAATAEISIEANPGTLDLARLQGYRQAGVNRLSLGIQSFDDRQLAFLGRIHSGTEARQAFAAARQAGFDNISVDLMFALPGQGLPDLERDLSALLELHSEHISLYGLTIEEETPLAARLAAGEFTPCDEDTYSDQYRLIHQRLTAAGFEHYEISNFARPGRRCAHNLAYWKRRSCLAVGCGGHSFYETGWGERWLIPSDLASYRSQLATGHNPARLLEDFDRQTAMKEYAYLALRTADGLARDDFAQRFSCLPEEVFSAALNSCQPYLLNQDGAWRFDLAGWLIYDHLISHFL
- the hrcA gene encoding heat-inducible transcriptional repressor HrcA; amino-acid sequence: MADELNERSQNILEAIVEDYIASAEPVGSRAITRRHSFNLSPASVRNVMADLEEMGLLCSPHTSAGRIPTAKGFQYYIDTLLQVRDLSQQEKSKLRKSYRFSGMKLEDIMQEVGRVLSGLSKYTGLVMAPKFSSTVFRQIEFVRLSKGRLLVIYVSESGLVQNKVIDADPTLTDRHLEQIGNYLNRELNGLSIQEVRAKLSQELKEDRILYDQLKKQALSLSCAALQDEVENQIFVSGASLMLEQPEFASPQQMKRLIQTLESKKLLIELLDRSQSAQGVQIFIGSENTNINLDGYSLISSNFSSQKGAIGTLGVIGPVRMDYSQVIPIVDFTAQLVSRMLEREIE
- the grpE gene encoding nucleotide exchange factor GrpE, which codes for MGKNTEQQEPENIQEAPEQEETPGAAEELSLEEQLRNELSQALEETKAHQEQYLRTLADMENLRKRTQREKEDLAKFANENILREILPVIDNLERAVEHADQGNTSDGLLEGVQMTLNQFSQVLSRFGVAPIEAMGQPFDPALHQAMGQLESADQPVNTVVQQMQKGYQLNDRLLRPAFVMVAKAPTAPAEAETKQQEESDNDE
- the dnaK gene encoding molecular chaperone DnaK — translated: MGKVIGIDLGTTNSCVAVMEGGEPVVIANSEGSRTTPSMVAFTESGERLVGQQAKRQAVTNPENTLFAIKRLIGRKFTAEAVQKDVKISPFKIVEADNGDAWVECRGKQYSAPEISAMVLQKMKQTAEDYLGEKVTDAVITVPAYFNDSQRQATKDAGKIAGLNVMRIINEPTAASLAYGLDKKEEMTIAVFDLGGGTFDVSILDLGDGVFEVKSTNGDTFLGGEDFDQRIIDYVADEFKKDQGIDLRGDKMALQRLKEAAEKAKCELSSSMETDINLPFITADQSGPKHLNIKLSRSKLESICSELLAKLVAPCQTALKDAGLSASEINEVILVGGMTRMPAVQDRVKEIFGKTPSKGVNPDEVVAIGAAIQGGVLTGDVKDVLLLDVTPLSLGIETLGGVMTKLIEKNTTVPCKKSQVFSTAADNQPAVSVHVLQGEREMANDNKTIGNFELVGIPAAPRGVPQIEVTFDIDANGILHVSAKDLGTGKEQSIQITASSGLSEEEINRMVKDAESHAGEDKKKRELIEARNQADGLAYTTEKSLSEHGEKLDSATKKQIQDALDDLKKAIAGDNPEEIKKKSETLAQASHKLAEMMYAQAQNDGAAADAAGAADQAGSDDVVDAEFEDVDEKK